A window of Thermomicrobiales bacterium genomic DNA:
TGTCGATACCCCGCTTCCAAGCGGGGCGACCTTCCGCCACATCGATCTCTATCGGCTCGACGACCCGTCTGAGCTCGATGCGCTCGGCTTCGAAGAGCTGATGAGCGATCCAGTGGCGATCACGCTCGTCGAATGGCCCGAGCGTGCCGCCGGATCGCTGCCCGACGCCTATCTTTTGGTCGAGCTCGACCCGGTCGGCCCCGACCGGCGATCGATTCGACTGCGACCCATTGGTCTGGGGACACGCTTCACGTCCACGTCGTCCTTCTGAAGGGCGCTGGCGATCTGCACGAAATTCCCCAACACAGGATTCGGATCCCGCAGCCGCCAAGCCATGCTGAGCACCACATTGGGAACATCCCCCGCAATGTCGAAGTAGTGCACGTCAGAACGCGCGAGTGAACGCATTGATTCAGGCACGACTGCGTATCCCAATCCGGCAGCAACCAAGCCGAGAATCGTCTGCATCTGGATCCCTTCTTGACCACGCCGAGGTACGATGTCATGTTTCGCGAAGCACGAGACTATCGCCTCGAACAGTGCCGGACCGATCTGGCGAGGGATCGTTATCAGTTCTTCTCTTGCTAACAAGCGCAGATCGATATTCCCGGCCATTCCATCTGTAAATCGCTCCATTTCCCAACTTGCGGGAAGGGCGACGATCAGCCGATCGGTCCGAACCGGATGCCTCTGTATCCCCAGAATGGCACTCGTTGGACTATCGATGACAAGGCCGACATCGATCTCTCCATGGAGCAGCAACTCGAGCTGCACATCGGTTGTCGCCTCCCGCAAGCGAAGTGCAACGTCAGGATATCGATCGCGGAAAACGCGAAGCAGGTCGGGCAGATAGCCGTAAACAGCGGTCGATACGAACCCAACTGTCAAGGTTCCCTGGACGCCTCCAGCGAGGCGCAGAGCGCGTCGAGAGAACGACTTCGCGTCTTCCACGAGTGTCCGCGCATGTCTCAGCAGATCCGCTCCTGCTGGGGTCAGTACCACATGCCGGTGGGTCCGCTCGAACAGCTGAACCCCCAGTTCGACCTCGAGTTTCTGAATGGCCTGGGACAGCGGCGCCTGATGCATCCCGAGCCGCGCAGCGGCTCGCCCAAAGTGCAACTCCTCCCCCAGTGTGACGAATTGCTCCAATTGTCGAAGACTGAACCGGCCTCCGAGGTGCTCGCTCATATGGAAACCATATCAAACTATTGGGGATCATATATTTCACATCATCTTGACTACCAGATAGGCTCGACGGCGAGAGTCGGATGTCTTGCCCGGATGTCGATGGCCCAATCACTTTGCTGAACCGCCTTGAAGGATCTCTCTGGTTCGAGCAACGAGCATCCGTGGCGGCCATGGCGCTTGTGATTGATACGTGAATCGATGAAATGCGCTTGTCTCTGAGCGTATGGAGAAGGGGAGAGACATGCCAATTGGGCTGCCAAGCCAGACGGCCAAACGGTCCGCCGCCATTGTCGAGGGCATCGATCGGGCGGCGAACCGCTCAATGTATTACGCACTCGGGTACCAGCCGCATGACTTTGCCAAGCCGTTCATTGGTATCGCAAATGGGCACTCCACGATCACGCCGTGCAACGCGGGTCTGCAGAAGCTCGTCGATGCCGCTGCCGCAGCCGTAGAGGCTGCGGGAGGAAAGGCTCAAACGTTTGGCGTTCCCACCATTTCCGACGGCATGTCGATGGGCACCGAGGGAATGAAATACTCGCTCGTGTCGCGCGAGGTGATCGCTGATTGCATCGAAACTGTCTCCGGCGGTCAGTGGCTCGATGGCCTGGTGGTCGTCGGTGGTTGTGACAAGAATCTGCCAGGCGGCATGATCGGCATTGCCCGCGCGAACGTTCCCGCTGTCTATGTCTACGGAGGAACCGCAACACCCGGGGTACTCGATGGAGAAGCGCTTTCGATTGTCTCGCCCTTTGAGGCAGTTGGCGCTTGCGCGGCCGGGACAATCAGCCGGGACCAACTCACCAGGGTGGAGCGCGCCGCCATTCCGACGATTGGGTCGTGCGCTGGCATGTACTCCGCCAACACCATGGCAGCAGCATTCGAGGCTATGGGGATGTCACTGCTCGGTTCCTCGACGATGACCAACGTCGGGAAAGAGAAATCAGACAGTGCAGCGAAATCCGCACGACTCTTGTTACAGGCAGTCGAGCAACAACTGACGCCGCGAACGATCATCACCCGGCGATCGATAGAAAACGCGACAGCAGTGGTCATGGCGGTGGGAGGATCGACGAACGCAGTCCTGCACCTGCTTGCGATTGCGCGCGCTTCTGGGGTCGAGTGGACGCTCGATGACTTCGAACGCGTGCGCAAGCGCGTGCCGGTGATCTGTGATCTCAAGCCCTCGGGGAACTTCATGGCGACTGACTTGCATGCAGCGGGCGGTATTCCGGTCGTGCTCAATCAGTTGCTGGACGCCGGTCTCATCGATGGTGACTGCTTGACCATTACAGGTCAATCGCTCGGGGAGGAACTCGCGGCGTTCTCACACCAGCCAATAGGAGAAACATCGGTCATTCACCAGCTAGACCAAGCGCTTTACCCAGAGGGCCATCTCTCGATTCTTTTTGGGAATCTGGCTCCGGCTGGTGCAGTTGCAAAGACCAGCGGACTCCGCGTTCGGCGAATGCATGGTCCAGCTCGCGTTTTCGATGACGAGGCTTCCGCCATGGAGGCCATACTGGGCGGATCGATCGAATCTGGTTCGATACTCGTTCTTCGCTTCCTTGGACCCCGCGGCGCCCCCGGAATGCCCGAGATGCTCGCGCCGACTTCGGCCATTATCGGACGTGGGTTGGGGGAAACGGTCGGACTGATCACGGACGGCCGATTTTCTGGCGGGACCTGGGGAATGGTCGTTGGGCATGTTACGCCCGAGGCGTTCGATGGTGGTCCTATTGCTCTTGTGCGGGACGGAGACTCGATCGAGATCGACGCTGATCGGCGGGTTCTGTCTGTCGCTCTCACCGAGGACGAGCTTGCGGAACGGCGACGCTGTTGGTCTGCTCCGGCGCCGCGCTATCAGTCTGGTGTGCTGGCGAAATATGCCGCTCTCACCACTACCGCGAGTGAAGGCGCGCTGTGCGGATGAGCAGATGTGAAACGGGCGACGGAAGCCGTCGCCCGTTTCGATGTGCGTACGAAGACTATTGTCCCAGCGCTGCCAGGGCTTCGAGGACCGGCTGGGCCTCTTCCGTGAGGGTATTGGCAACGTCGTCGAAGACGGGCTGCACTTCCTCGCCCTGGACCGTGATCCGCTCGAGACCCTTGCCGATGATCTGGTCACCGTTGGGGATGAAGACGCGGGCCGAGTCCTGCGCCTTGGTCTTGGGAAGCTGATCGACCGCGGTCTTGAAGTTCGGGTTCTCGGCGAAGAATCCCTGCATGGTTTCGCTTTCGACCGCCGACTTGCGCACCGGCATGTAGCCTGTGGTCTGCGACCACCATTCGGTCTGCTCCGGGGCGGTGGCCCAGGAGACGAACTGGAACGCGGCGGCCTTCTGCTCGTCCGACTTGTCGGCCAGAATGGCGAGTCCGGACCCGCCGGTGCAGCAGCCAAAGGTCGCTGCCTCGGGCAGGAAGCAGGTGCCGAAATCGAACGTGGCATCGCGCTTGATGCCGCCCAGGCTGCCCGTGGACGCCATGATCGAAGCGGTGTACCCGTTCAGGAAGTCAGTGGTGACATCGTCCGGGGTCGTTGCCCAGCCATCCTGCACCGAATCCCGATAGAAGTTGCCAGCGGCAACGCCGTTTTCCTGGTTGATCAGGATGTTGAATTCGGGATCGGAGTAGGCCCCTTCGTACTGCCAGATGACGCACTGGAAGAGCCACGCGATGTAGGACGCGCCGTTCGGGTGCGCAAACGCCGCCCGGGTAATCGTGTCTCCGTCCTTGGTGACAAGGTCCTGCGCGACCGCGACGAGATCGTTCCAGTTCGCGGGCCCATCGGGGAGTCCGACGCCGTCGAACAGCTCCCGGTTGAAGTAGAAGAGCGGCGTCGAGCGCGCCATCGGGACCCAGTAGCTCTGACCATCGCGCACACCCTCGTTGAAGAGGGAGTCGACATAGTCGGTCGTATCGATCGACGCTGCCGCGAACATGTCCGTCAGCGGAGCAAGGGTGTTGTTCAGGTAGAACTTGAACCACCAGACATCAGAAAGCAGCGAAACATCTGGTGTCTGTTTGGCAGCCACAGCGGCCGTTAGCTTCTGCGCGGTCTCCTCGTACGTGCCCTGGTACTGGTACTCGAGCGCGACATCGGTCTGCGCCGCGTTGAAGTTGTCGCAGAGCGTCTTTTCCGCTTCGCCCAACTGGTCGGTGAAGGAACCCCAGTAGACGATCTTGGTCGGGCCGCTCTGGATCACCGCCGGTGCGGCGAAGGTCTTCGAGGCCTTGCTGGCCACCGTGAGGCCGGCGGCGGCAGCTGCCGTGCCCTTGAGCATTGTGCGTCGATTGATCGTGTTCATTCCGTCCCTTTCATACGTTCGAAAAAAGCCGTCGACTCCATTGTCGATTCCTGCGGCGCGTTGCCCGTGGGCCCTCGGAGAACGCGCGAGCATTCGAGAAGTTGTGGGCGCCTAGCTCTTGGTGGCGCCAGCGGTGATTCCGTCGATGATGTGTTTCTGCGCCCAGAGATAGACGAGAATCATCGGCGCGATCACGAAGAATGTGCCAGCGAGCAGTGGTCCCCATCGGGTGACCCCTTCGGGCTGGTAGAGATACGAAATGCCCACCGACAGGGTGCGCATCCGGTCCTGGTTGGTGACGATCAATGGCCAGAGGTAGTCGTTCCACTTGGCGACGAGCGAGATGAGCCCGAAGGTCACCAGCACCGGCTTCGCCATCGGAAGGACGATCTGCCAGAGCAGCTGCAGATGGTTTGCGCCATCGACCCGCGCTGCCTGGATCACCTCCCCTGGAAGCGACATAAAGGCTTGCCGCAACAGGAAGGTGCCGACAGCCACCGATGCGCCCGGCAGCACGATCCCCTGATAGGTGTTGATCCAGTTCTGCCCCAGGATGTCGGAGACCGTCAGGTAGTTCGGGATGATGGTGACTTGCTGCGGAATCATCAGCGCGGCCAGCAGCAGAATGAAGATGAGATTCTTGGCCGGAAACCGCAGGAACGCGAGCGCATACGCGGTCAGGCAGGCATTGGTGAGCTCCAGGGTCGTGCCAGCCAGCGTCGTGATGATGGTGTTGATGTAGAACCTACCGAATGGGGCGGCGTTCCAGGCATCGGTGTAGTTGTGCCATTGCGGGTCGGTTGGCAGCCACGTTGGCGGGAAGGTCATGATCTCCGCATTGGTCTTGAGCGAGCCGCTCAGCATCCAGAAGATCGGCACCAGGATGAGAATGACGACCAGCGCCATGCCCACGTACGAGAGGATCTCGACAAAATCGATCCTGGACCGATTGCGGTTGGGATGTTCGTACTCGATGCTAGCCATAATGCACCTTGCGCTCTGAGTAACGCAGCTGGATCAACGTAATCGCCAGCATGATGACGAAGAGCACCATGCTCGCCGCGCCGGCGCGTCCGGCGTTGAAGGCCACAAAGCCCTGTTGGTAGATGTAGTAGATGAGGATGTTGGTGGCATCGACCGGTCCGCCGCGGGTCATCACGTTGATGATGTCGAAGGCCTGGAAGGAGTTGAGGATCGACGTCACCACGACGAAGAACATGATCGGCGACAGCATGGGCAGGGTGACATTTCGGAACTTGCTCATGCGGCCAGCACCGTCGACCGTGGCGGCTTCGTAGAGATCGCGTGGGATGCCCTGCAGCCCAGCCAGGAAGATCACGGTCGCGAGACCGACGTTTTTCCAGATGTAGACGATGATCACGGCTGGCAGGGCCCATTGCGGATCTCCCAACCAGGAAGGGGACTGGATGCCGATCGTCTTCAGGAACCCGGCCAGAATGCCGTAGCGCGGATCAAAGATATAGACCCAGACGATGCCGATGGCGGCGCCACTGAGGAGGGTCGGCATGAAGACCGACGCGCGGGCGAAGTTGCGAAAGTGCAATTTCTGGTTGAGCAGCAGGGCGATCGTCAGGCCGAGCACAAGCGATCCGCCGACGGCGCCAATGGCAAACCAGAATGAATTCACGAGCACTTCGCGGAACGTGTCGTCGTTCCAGAGGTAGCGATAGTTGTCCGCGCCCACCCACCGTTTAGTCGGCGAGATCATGTCCCAGCGCACCCCGCTCAGGTACGCGGTTTGAATCATCGGCCAGTAGCTGAAGACCCCGAAGAGGATGAAGTTCGGAGCGATGAAGAGCAGGAAGAGCAGCCATTCCGACCAGGGCCGCCGCTTGCGACGGGTCTGCTCGACCGGCAGGGCCTGGTCGGCGGCCGCGGAACTCTCCAGCGTGATTGACGTTGATCCCTGCAACTCAGCCTCGATGCTTATGCCAGAATCGGTCAGTGACCGAGGGTGCAATTCTCGGCAAGGCCAGCCATCGCCTTGTCAAGCCACCGTTAAACTTTGGATCGATAGATTATCAAGACTAGTACACCAGAATGACAACTATGGCAACTTTCGGGACCAACGAGCGAGCGAATTCGAAGCGATCCTGGGTGGCGGCAATCGACACATCCAGCGACCGCGCCGGTGTTGCGCTCTTCGACGGCAGCGAAGTTGCCGTGCTTGCCTGGATGGCTCATCGCAATCATACGGTCGACACGCTGGCCCAGCTCGACCACGTGCTCCGGTTGTCTGGATTGGCATTGCACCAGCTCGATGGTGTGGCCGTCGCGACCGGGCCGGGGTCGTTTTCCGCTCTTCGGGTGGGGGCGAGCATCGCCAAGGGCATCGTCTTTTCGCTTGGCGCGCCGTTGGTTGGTATTCCAACCACTCGCGCAATCGCCGCCAGCGTGACCTGCGTCGATCGCCCCGTGATCGCTGTCATGCCGGCGGGCCGAGGACGCGTCGTCTGGAGCAAATGCGCTGATGGCGCGCTCGAACCGCCCCGAAACACCACAGTGGAGGAGCTGCGCGCGGTGGCGCATGCCGAGCAAGCGGTTGTTGCCAGCGAGTCCGCGTTGAGTGGCATCGGAGACGTCGTGGTGATCCCTGCGGGAGCGCGCGTCGAGCAGATTGCGCGGTTGGGCTGGGAGCGCATTCTCCAGGGCGAGCGGGACGATCCTGCGATGCTCGAGCCGATCTATGCCCATGGCCGCCGATCGATGGATGCCGTACCCGGATGAGCAAGCCATTGCCGTTCACCATCGAACCGATGCGCCTCGAAGACGTTCCCGAGGTTAGCCGGGTCGAGCGCCGATGCTTCAGCAATCCGTGGCCGACCGCGGCCTATCGTCGCGAGCTGCGCAATCTCGAGCACAACTACTACATCGTGTTGCGGGGCTCCGATGCGCAATCGGTGCAATCTCGTGACCGCTTCGTCGACGAGTTCACAGAAAACTGGCGCAATTTGCGCTCGCTTGGCCTGCTGTCATTCACCCGGCGTGCGGCCAATGCGGCTCCACCGATCGCGGGATTTGCGGGCATGTGGCAGCTCTATGACGAAGCCCATGTCACGACCATCGGCATCGATGTGCCCTTTCGTGGCCGAGGGCTGGGAGAGGCGCTCCTGCTGCGGCTGATGGACGAAGCGGTGCGCCGCGGAGCGAACGTGATGACGCTCGAGGTGAGGGTCTCGAATGAGGGCGCCATCCGTCTCTACGAGAAGTATGGGTTCAGCGTGCATGGCGTGCGCCCGCGCTACTACTCGGACAATGGCGAAGACGCTTATCTGATGTGGTCTCCGCCGCTGCGAGATCCCGGCTATCTGCATCAGGTGGACGAACTCCGTCACAGCCTGGTCGAGCGGCTGGCTGGCACACTGGCAGTTTCGCCGCATGCCCCGGTATGGGCCTCGCGTCGCATCGACGATCGGGTCGTCTCGTGAACGTGCTCGGTATCGAAACATCGTGCGACGAGACGTCTGCCGCGGTCGTGCGCGGTGGGACCGAGGTCCGCTCGAACGTGGTTTCGTCGCAGATCGCGCTGCATCGGGACCATGGCGGGGTGGTCCCCGAACTGGCTGCCCGCGCGCAACTGACCGCCATCATTCCCGTGGTCGAGGCAGCTCTGGCCGAGGCGAAGCTGGAACTCGATGAGATCGATGCCATCGCCGTGACGCGCGGTCCGGGGTTAGCGGGATCGCTGCTCGTCGGGGCGAATTTCGCCAAGGCGCTGGCCTACGCCCGTTCGATTCCGCTCGTTGGGGTGAATCATCTCGAGGCGCATCTCTACGCGAATTGGCTGGTTCCACCTGAGTCCGAATCGACGCAGCCCGAGTTTCCCGTTCTGGCTCTGCTGGTGTCCGGCGGGCACACCGAGCTGATGCTGATGACCGGGCACGGCCGATACGCTCATCTCGGCCGCACGCTGGACGATGCCGCGGGGGAAGCATTCGACAAGGGCGCCCGACTGCTCGGTCTCGGATATCCCGGGGGCCCAGCCATCCAGCAGGCTGCCATCGGCGGGAGAACAGATGCGTTCGCGCTCCCGCGAGCGTGGCTTGGCGAGAGCAACGATTTCAGCTTCTCCGGACTGAAGACCGCGTTGCTGCGCGAGGTCGAGCCCTATCGTCTCCCCGATCCCGAGCCGGAACCCCAGGACGATGCGCCCTTCCGCAAGCACCGCCCACCGCGCTTCGCGGAGACGTTGCCGGTGGCCGATCTGGCGGCCTCGTATCAGGAAGCCATTGTCGACGTCCTGGCGGTCAAGACCGCCAGAGCGGCCGAGGCGCTGGACATCCGTCAGGTGGTGTTGGCTGGGGGTGTCGCTGCCAACCGGGCATTGCGGGAACGGCTCGCCGGTGAAGTCGATCTGCGCGCGGGGGCTATGCTTCGTGTGCCGGCGCTCATGTATTGCACCGACAATGCGGCCATGGTGGCCGCCGCCGGATACTTCGCGCTCAGACGAGGCGCGCAATCGGGCTGGGAGCTGGATGTCGCTTCCCGTTTGCCCATCGGAGGATCAGATTCGTGACCGTTTCTGCCGCGCCAGCGGGCGCGCGTGAACTTGCGACCGAAACCGCGCTAGCTGCCGGGTCGGTGCTGCGCGAGCGTTTGTCGCTCGAC
This region includes:
- the tsaE gene encoding tRNA (adenosine(37)-N6)-threonylcarbamoyltransferase complex ATPase subunit type 1 TsaE yields the protein MSGLIFETASAEETRALGARIAALLEPGDVLLLHGDLGAGKTTLTQGIGAALGMTELAQSPTFSLVVDTPLPSGATFRHIDLYRLDDPSELDALGFEELMSDPVAITLVEWPERAAGSLPDAYLLVELDPVGPDRRSIRLRPIGLGTRFTSTSSF
- the ilvD gene encoding dihydroxy-acid dehydratase, with translation MPIGLPSQTAKRSAAIVEGIDRAANRSMYYALGYQPHDFAKPFIGIANGHSTITPCNAGLQKLVDAAAAAVEAAGGKAQTFGVPTISDGMSMGTEGMKYSLVSREVIADCIETVSGGQWLDGLVVVGGCDKNLPGGMIGIARANVPAVYVYGGTATPGVLDGEALSIVSPFEAVGACAAGTISRDQLTRVERAAIPTIGSCAGMYSANTMAAAFEAMGMSLLGSSTMTNVGKEKSDSAAKSARLLLQAVEQQLTPRTIITRRSIENATAVVMAVGGSTNAVLHLLAIARASGVEWTLDDFERVRKRVPVICDLKPSGNFMATDLHAAGGIPVVLNQLLDAGLIDGDCLTITGQSLGEELAAFSHQPIGETSVIHQLDQALYPEGHLSILFGNLAPAGAVAKTSGLRVRRMHGPARVFDDEASAMEAILGGSIESGSILVLRFLGPRGAPGMPEMLAPTSAIIGRGLGETVGLITDGRFSGGTWGMVVGHVTPEAFDGGPIALVRDGDSIEIDADRRVLSVALTEDELAERRRCWSAPAPRYQSGVLAKYAALTTTASEGALCG
- a CDS encoding ABC transporter substrate-binding protein, with the translated sequence MNTINRRTMLKGTAAAAAGLTVASKASKTFAAPAVIQSGPTKIVYWGSFTDQLGEAEKTLCDNFNAAQTDVALEYQYQGTYEETAQKLTAAVAAKQTPDVSLLSDVWWFKFYLNNTLAPLTDMFAAASIDTTDYVDSLFNEGVRDGQSYWVPMARSTPLFYFNRELFDGVGLPDGPANWNDLVAVAQDLVTKDGDTITRAAFAHPNGASYIAWLFQCVIWQYEGAYSDPEFNILINQENGVAAGNFYRDSVQDGWATTPDDVTTDFLNGYTASIMASTGSLGGIKRDATFDFGTCFLPEAATFGCCTGGSGLAILADKSDEQKAAAFQFVSWATAPEQTEWWSQTTGYMPVRKSAVESETMQGFFAENPNFKTAVDQLPKTKAQDSARVFIPNGDQIIGKGLERITVQGEEVQPVFDDVANTLTEEAQPVLEALAALGQ
- a CDS encoding carbohydrate ABC transporter permease codes for the protein MASIEYEHPNRNRSRIDFVEILSYVGMALVVILILVPIFWMLSGSLKTNAEIMTFPPTWLPTDPQWHNYTDAWNAAPFGRFYINTIITTLAGTTLELTNACLTAYALAFLRFPAKNLIFILLLAALMIPQQVTIIPNYLTVSDILGQNWINTYQGIVLPGASVAVGTFLLRQAFMSLPGEVIQAARVDGANHLQLLWQIVLPMAKPVLVTFGLISLVAKWNDYLWPLIVTNQDRMRTLSVGISYLYQPEGVTRWGPLLAGTFFVIAPMILVYLWAQKHIIDGITAGATKS
- a CDS encoding sugar ABC transporter permease, encoding MQGSTSITLESSAAADQALPVEQTRRKRRPWSEWLLFLLFIAPNFILFGVFSYWPMIQTAYLSGVRWDMISPTKRWVGADNYRYLWNDDTFREVLVNSFWFAIGAVGGSLVLGLTIALLLNQKLHFRNFARASVFMPTLLSGAAIGIVWVYIFDPRYGILAGFLKTIGIQSPSWLGDPQWALPAVIIVYIWKNVGLATVIFLAGLQGIPRDLYEAATVDGAGRMSKFRNVTLPMLSPIMFFVVVTSILNSFQAFDIINVMTRGGPVDATNILIYYIYQQGFVAFNAGRAGAASMVLFVIMLAITLIQLRYSERKVHYG
- the tsaB gene encoding tRNA (adenosine(37)-N6)-threonylcarbamoyltransferase complex dimerization subunit type 1 TsaB encodes the protein MATFGTNERANSKRSWVAAIDTSSDRAGVALFDGSEVAVLAWMAHRNHTVDTLAQLDHVLRLSGLALHQLDGVAVATGPGSFSALRVGASIAKGIVFSLGAPLVGIPTTRAIAASVTCVDRPVIAVMPAGRGRVVWSKCADGALEPPRNTTVEELRAVAHAEQAVVASESALSGIGDVVVIPAGARVEQIARLGWERILQGERDDPAMLEPIYAHGRRSMDAVPG
- the rimI gene encoding ribosomal protein S18-alanine N-acetyltransferase — its product is MSKPLPFTIEPMRLEDVPEVSRVERRCFSNPWPTAAYRRELRNLEHNYYIVLRGSDAQSVQSRDRFVDEFTENWRNLRSLGLLSFTRRAANAAPPIAGFAGMWQLYDEAHVTTIGIDVPFRGRGLGEALLLRLMDEAVRRGANVMTLEVRVSNEGAIRLYEKYGFSVHGVRPRYYSDNGEDAYLMWSPPLRDPGYLHQVDELRHSLVERLAGTLAVSPHAPVWASRRIDDRVVS
- the tsaD gene encoding tRNA (adenosine(37)-N6)-threonylcarbamoyltransferase complex transferase subunit TsaD; its protein translation is MNVLGIETSCDETSAAVVRGGTEVRSNVVSSQIALHRDHGGVVPELAARAQLTAIIPVVEAALAEAKLELDEIDAIAVTRGPGLAGSLLVGANFAKALAYARSIPLVGVNHLEAHLYANWLVPPESESTQPEFPVLALLVSGGHTELMLMTGHGRYAHLGRTLDDAAGEAFDKGARLLGLGYPGGPAIQQAAIGGRTDAFALPRAWLGESNDFSFSGLKTALLREVEPYRLPDPEPEPQDDAPFRKHRPPRFAETLPVADLAASYQEAIVDVLAVKTARAAEALDIRQVVLAGGVAANRALRERLAGEVDLRAGAMLRVPALMYCTDNAAMVAAAGYFALRRGAQSGWELDVASRLPIGGSDS